In Haematobia irritans isolate KBUSLIRL chromosome 1, ASM5000362v1, whole genome shotgun sequence, a genomic segment contains:
- the LOC142239470 gene encoding uncharacterized protein LOC142239470, with amino-acid sequence MCDELSVDIFISSQSMKDEIVELFKSWGLLNEIISNLIERGINSYFVLEKTEIEHVDLIFDKVDEKYFGERIKFKAGLREWQKQNNIPFICDQDTLSANSRILNWLEKLSQDVSISKSREFTPCQSASSENSTSYNLVELLKKNSQRTTCVDLPSRNQTSLTHCIVNNYIASGRKMQYSEMRRWANEISKVFPKETPEFYFMERKKGKKNPSGKLFSRWANINK; translated from the exons ATGTGTGATGAACTTTCAgtcgatatttttatttcttctcaATCAATGAAGGATGAAATAGTGGAACTTTTTAAATCTTGGGGCTTGTTGAatgaaataatatcaaatttaattgaGCGTGGAATTAATTCCTATTTCGTGCTTGAGAAAACCGAAATTGAACATGTTGACTTGATTTTTGATAAAGTGGATGAGAAATATTTCGGAGAGCGTATAAAGTTTAAGGCAGGTTTGAGGGAGTGGCAGAAACAAAACAACATTCCATTCATTTGTGACCAAGACACTTTATCGGCGAACTCCAGAATTCTCAATTGGCTTGAAAAACTGTCACAAGATGTGTCAATCTCTAAATCGAGAGAATTCACTCCATGCCAATCTGCTTCTTCCGAAAATTCGACCTCTTACAATCTTGTTGAgttgttgaaaaaaaacagtCAAAGGACAACTTGTGTTGACTTACCAAGCAGAAATCAAACATCTTTAACTCATTGTATTGTGAATAACTACATTGCTTCTGGTCGTAAGATGCAATATTCCGAAATGAGGCGATGGGCGAATGAAATTTCCAAAGTATTTCCTAAAGAAACCCCA gaaTTTTACTTTATGGAGAGAAAAAAAGGGAAAAAGAATCCCAGCGGAAAATTGTTCTCGCGTTGGGCCAACatcaacaaataa